The following DNA comes from Fervidibacillus albus.
CGATCTGTTCCGATACAAATGACAACGATTCTTTTTGAACGATTTTCCGGAACAAGCGCACGAATCGCATTCGCTAATTCAAGGGATGCAAAGGGATTGTTTTCATGAATAACCACTTCCAAACGTTTATTCGAAAACGGGCGGAACATTCGTATTCCCCCTCATTTAAATATTTGTATTAAAAGTTTAGTAAATTAAATCGAAATTTATACGTTGTATTTGAAAAAACATATGTTTCGTAATTATGGGGACGTTTTATGTTATAATTGAAAAACAAAGGGTACGGGTGTAAATGAAGCGTGGAGGAGGTCAGGATGGAAGGAAAAAAATTTGAATTAAACGACATTGTCGAAATGAAAAAACCCCACCCATGTGGATCCAATGAATGGCGAATTATCCGAATGGGTGCTGATATACGGATTAAATGCTTAGGTTGTTCCCACAGCGTTCTAATGCCGAGAAGAGAATTTACGAGGAAGATGAAAAAAGTTGTTGGACATTATAATGAAGAATCATCATAAAAATGCTTAAAATCGATACTAATCATTAGGAGTGAACATAATGGCTTTGACAGCAGGAATTGTCGGTTTACCGAACGTAGGAAAATCGACTCTTTTTAATGCAATCACACAAGCGGGTGCCGAATCGGCCAATTATCCCTTTTGTACAATCGATCCGAACGTAGGTGTAGTTGAAGTACCGGACAAACGTTTAAGTGTTTTGGAGGAAATGATTCAACCACGGAAAACGGTCCCAACGACCTTTGAATTTACCGACATTGCAGGAATTGTAAAAGGTGCCAGTAAAGGAGAAGGATTAGGAAATAAATTTTTATCCCATATCCGTCAAGTGGATGCGATTTGTCACGTGGTTCGTTGTTTCCAAGATGAAAATATTACGCATGTATCCGGTACTGTCGATCCGATTGACGATATCGAAACGATTAATTTGGAATTGATTTTTGCGGATTTGGAAACCGTAGAGAAACGAATACAACGAATTGAAAAATTGGCGAAACAAAAAGATAAACAAGCCATGGTCGAATATGAAGTACTCCTTAAGTTAAAGGAAACATTCGAGAGTGAAAAACCGGCGAGGATCATTCCATTTACAGAGGAACAACAAAAAATGGTTAAAGGTTATCAGTTGTTGACGATGAAACCGGTTTTGTACGTGGCCAATGTCGGTGAAGAAGACGTAATCGATCCGACAGCGAATGAAATGGTCAAAGCAGTTAAGCGTTTTGCGGAAAAAGAGCAGTCGGAAGTGGTTGTCATCTGTGCGAAAATTGAGGAAGAAATTGCAGAATTAGATGGGGATGAAAAGATCGAATTTTTACAGGAACTCGGTATAGAAGAATCCGGTTTAGATCAAATGATTCGGAAATCTTATAATTTACTCGGCTTAGCGACGTTTTTCACCGCCGGCGAACAGGAAGTACGTGCGTGGACGTTTAAAGCAGGAATGAAAGCTCCGCAATGTGCAGGAATCATTCATAGCGATTTCGAGCGAGGATTTATTCGTGCAGAAACTGTATCTTATACCGACCTCGTTTCTTACGGTTCAATGAATGCAGCGAAGGAAGCAGGGAAAGTTCGGTTAGAAGGAAAGGACTACGTCGTTCAAGACGGGGATATTATTCACTTTCGATTCAATGTATAAGGTCGGAAAAACAACTGTTTGGAAGGGAACATATATTGCATCGGATGAAATTGTATGGTATAATCTGATTTCGTGAGTAATGTAAGAGTTGCTCCTTGCTCTAAATATAGAGCCGTCAAGTCCAAAAGGAGGTGAAAACGATGAGAAAATATGAAATTATGTACATTATCCGTCCGAACATTGAAGAGGAAGCAAAAAAAGCGCTTGTTGAACGCTTTGATAATATTTTAACGGATAACGGTGCGGAAATCATCGAATCGAAGGAGTGGGGAAAACGTCGCCTCGCATACGAAATTAACGATTTTCGTGAAGGCATTTACCATATCGTAAATGTAAATGCAACACCTGAATCTGTTCAAGAATTCGATCGTTTAGCTCGCATCAGTGAAGACATTATTCGTCATCTTGTAGTTAAGGAAGATGAATAATTTGTTTCACGTGAAACATTTAAGGGGAGTTGATTCTGTTGTTGAATCGAGTAGTATTAGTTGGCCGTTTAACAAAGGACCCGGATCTACGCTATACTCCGAATGGCGTTCCCGTTGCCACCTTTACATTGGCAGTTAATCGTACATTTACGAACCAAATGGGGGAACGGGAAGCGGATTTTATTAACTGTGTTGTTTGGCGAAAACAAGCAGAAAACGTAGCAAACTATTTAAAAAAGGGCAGTTTGGCTGGTGTAGATGGCCGTCTACAAACGAGAAATTATGAGGCACAGGATGGAAGACGTGTATACGTAACGGAAGTCGTCGCGGAATCCGTTCAATTTCTAGAACCGAAAAGTGCGTCAAACCGCGATTATCGTGGCTCTTCTTCGGCTTACTCTAATCAACCTGCTCCATTTGAAAATGAGCGCCAGAATCAACAAAGAAACCCCAACATCGAAAAACAGCCAGATCCGTTTTTTGATGACGGCCAACAAATTGATATTTCCGATGATGATTTACCATTTTAACAATGGTCAAAATCATCCACTGACTATGTAAAATAGTGACTTTGTTAAAACATAAATGATCGTTACAAAAAAATATTTAAAGGAGGGAATGAAAATGGCCCAAGGCGGACGTAAAGGTCGTGGAAAACGCCGTAAAGTATGTTATTTTACAGCGAATGGAATTACCCATATCGATTATAAAGATGTAGATTTATTGAAAAAATTCATTTCAGAACGTGGAAAAATTTTACCTCGCCGTGTAACGGGAACGAGCGCTAAATATCAACGTATGCTTACGAAAGCGATTAAGAGAGCTCGTCAAGTGGCGTTACTTCCATACGTTGCGGAAGATAAATAAGCGTAAAGCGAAGCAGTTTGGAAAATAATCTCCGAACTGCTTTTTTCATAAGAAAAATACGATGATATAGGAATCTGCAAAAAAGTCGTTTTATTCATCGTTTGATAACCAAATTGGATAGAACGGGAAATAACAATCTCAATTTTTACGATATGTGTAAAAGTTTTTTGAGATCATCAGCTGAATGGTGAAAAAAAGAGAAGGCACTTTATCATAAATGTATGCTTAGTACGGCAAATACATTTAGAAAAGCGGCCTTCTTATGGAAGCAATTTTATCAAATAATAAAGACGTTGTTGAAGGAATGAATTACATTCAGTTAAAATAGAAATGACAATCGGAAAGGAATGCAAGACGAGGAAAATGCGTCATTTGAAAATTTGTAAATAAAAGAGGTGTGTATGTGAAGACGAAAAAAATTACTGAAGGAGCCGTCATGATCGCCATCTATGCAGTAATGCTCCTAATTTTTCTTTATATACCGTTATTAGGTACCATTTTTACTTTTGTGCTACCGATACCCTTCATATATTTTACAGCTAAATATGGTTGGAAAGATGGGCTCGTCTTTTTTATCGGAGCGGCTATCATCTCCTTCATCGTCGGAAACATTTATACTTTCCCTGCAACATTTTTAATGGGGTTAACTGGGCTCGTGTTTGGCATCGGGATTCAAAAAAGAATTGGACAATTTAATACATACATTTTGGCCACATTGACGTTCGTCATTAATATCATTTTGTTTTACTTCCTTTCTGCACTGTTATTTGAAGTTAACTATTTTCAAGAATTGATTCAAATGGTTGAACAATCCATCGATGAAATGCTCGTCACTTTGGAAGCATTTGGACAAGAAATTCCGGTGGATGTGAAGGAACAACTTTATAATTTCCCGACATTGATCACGACGATTTTACCGTATTTATTAATCATGTCGTCTGGAATTTATGTATTGATTACCCAGGCAATTTCCTTTCCAATTCTAAAAAAATTTGGGATGACGTTACCTAAAGCAAAACCGTTTCGTGAACTATCGATGCCGAAACAATTCGTATGGTACCTTTTAATACTCGTTTTGTTCTCAATGTTTGTTCCGGCGGATCAAGGGAGCTTTATCAACACGGTAATTGTCAATCTCCTATATATCACTCAAACATTATTTACGATACAAGGAATTACCTTTTTGTTCTACTTTGCTCACGAGAAAAAGATGCATAAGGCAATTCCAGCGATCGTTGCAATTTTTGTTGTTTTGAATCCGCTTTTAAATCCATTACTCATCATATTAGGGATTATTGACGTCGGATTTGAGCTTAGAAAACGGATATCGAATCGAAAATGATGTTATAATGATTCAATAACCCCTGTTTTCAGAAATCGATTGCAACGTTTGCGAAAGATCCTTATTTAGGAGCTGGATATAATGCCATTTTTTTTGCGAAATAAAACAATGGGGATTTTGATCCTTTTACTTTCGATTTTTATCGGATTGTTTTTCAGTATTTTTTTCATTTACAACAATTGGATGGGTATAGTCGGGGTTATCGTCTATGCCTTAATTATTGGTCTTTTAATAAAAGAACATAATCAGTTTAAAAAGAATGTGAAGGCATTCATTCAAACGCTTTCTTATCGGGTGAATAAAGTCGGCGAAGAAGCGTTTTTGAAAATGCCGATCGGTATCATGTTAATAAATGATGAATATTATATCGAATGGGCAAATCCGTACTTGATCTCCTGTTTTCAAGAGGAAAAATTGATCGGGCGCTCGTTGTATGATATCGGGGATGCGTTAATACCGATGATTAAACAAGAACGGGAAGAAGATACGATCAAAATTAATGATTGCTTATATAAAGTCCATTACAAAAAAGAGGAAAAACTATTTTACTTCTTTGATGTGACGAAACAAGTTCATTTGGAAAGGCGATATGAAGAGGAAAAACCTGTAATCGCCATCGTTTACTTAGACAATTACGATGAAGTAACCCAAGGAATGAACGATGAGACGCGAGGAAGTTTAAATAGCCGGGTTACCTCCTTGTTGAATCAATGGGCGAATGAATATGGGATGTATTTGAAAAGAATTTCATCCGATCGATTTATCGCCTTTTTTAACGAACGAATTTTGTATGAATTGGAAGAAGGAAAATTTAACATATTGGACGATGTGCGGGATACGGCAATGAAAAACCATATCCCATTGACATTAAGTATCGGTGTCGGCGTCGGTGTATCCTCCTTACCAGAACTAGGTATGTTAGCACAGTCGAGCCTCGATTTAGCATTAGGACGAGGCGGTGATCAAGTGGTAATCAAATTACCGAACGGAAAGGTAAATTTTTATGGAGGAAAAACGAATCCGATGGAAAAGCAGACACGGGTAAGGGCTCGTGTCATTTCCCACGCGCTAGCCGAATTAATTCAAGAAAGTGATCGAGTTTTTATTATGGGGCATAAACACCCGGATTTGGACGCGATTGGAGCGGCGATCGGTGTTTTAAAAATATCGGAACTGAACGATACGGAAGCTTATGTTATACTAAATCAAAAAGAAATTGAAACCGGCGTTCAAAAATTGTTGACAGAAGTTAAAGAACGGACGAACATTTACGATCGTTTTATCTCCCCGGATGAAGCTTTAGAAATGGATATGGAAAATGCTCTGTTAGTGATCGTTGACACACATAAACCGTCCTTTGTAATCGAGGAAAAACTAGCAAATCAAATCGAACGAATCGTTGTCATCGACCATCATAGAAGGAGTGAAGAATTCGTACAAAATCCGCTGCTTGTATATATGGAACCGTATGCCTCTTCTACTAGCGAACTCGTAACGGAATTACTTGAATACCAACCAGCCGGGGACATTAATATCGTCGAAGCAACGGCATTGTTGGCTGGAATTATCGTCGATACGAAAAGTTTTACCCTTCGAACGGGTTCCCGTACTTTTGATGCTGCATCCTTTTTACGATCAAAGGGTGCGGATACAGTTTTAGTACAAAAATTATTAAAGGAAAACGTCGATACGTATTTGAAACGTTCTCGACTAATTGAAAAGGTACGGATTTATCGAAACGGGATCGCGGTAACGAAAGGAGAACCGGGTTTTGTATATAGTCAAGTTTTACTTGCCCAAACAGCGGATCTTTTGCTAACGATGGAAAACGTAGAAGCCTCCTTTGTGATCGCTAACGTTTCAGAGGATACGATCGGTATTAGTGCACGAAGTTTAGGGAAAATCAATGTTCAAATCGTCATGGAACAAATGGAAGGCGGGGGACATTTAACGAATGCAGCGACCCAACTTACGAGTGTTTCTATAGATGAAGTGGAAGAAACATTATTACAATTGATTGATGAATATTTGGAAGGAGGAAACGAATAGATGAAAGTCATATTTTTAAAAGATGTAAAAGGAAAAGGAAAAAAGGGAGAAATAAAAAACGTCGCGGACGGGTACGCACAAAATTATTTATTGAAAAATAATCTCGCTATCGAGGCAACTCCGGCTAATATAAAATCGATGGAAGCAAAAAAACGCCGGGAAATAAAGCAAAAAGAACAAGAAATGCAAGAAGCGAAAAATCTTAAAGGAAAAATCGATCAATTGACTGTCGAACTTACTGCCAAAGCAGGGGAAGGGGGCCGACTGTTCGGATCGATTACATCCAAACAAATTGCAGAAAAGTTACAAAAGGACCACAACATTAAAATTGATAAACGGAAGATTGAAATGGATGATGCGATCCGGTCTTTAGGTTATACGAAAATCCCAGTGAAACTACATCCGGAAGTGACGGCAACATTAACCGTTCACGTAAAGGAGCAAAATTAATATATTTCCATCGAAAAAAAAGAAAGGTCATGCTAAAATAAATAGTATAGATTTTGAGGCTGTCTGGAAGCAGAAATATTACCTAACGATTCGAAAAGGTAATGATTGGAATGTTTTAGACAGCTATTTTTTGTGAAGGAAACGGAAAAAATGCCACCTCCAAACATTTGCGAGGTAGTAAAAGTATGTAGTGATAACAGACAGAAAAACGTTTTAATCTCATAAACCGAGAAACTTGTTTTTTATGAACGGTTGTATGGAGGCATTAATAAATGAACGAGTTATTGATCGACAGAACCCCTCCCCAAAATATAGAAGCGGAACAAGCTGTTTTAGGGGCTATATTTTTGGAACCCCAAGTATTGACGGTTGCTTCCGAAATATTAATTCCAGAGGATTTTTATAAGACTGCCCATCAAATCCTCTTTGCCGTTATGCTACAATTAAATGATGAAGGAAAAGGGATTGACGTTGTAACGGTAACGGAAGCGTTGGCTGCTTCGAACCAATTGGAAAACGCAGGTGGTGTCTCATACTTATCCCAACTTGCTGTCTCCGTTCCAACCGCTGCAAACGTAGAATATTATGCGAAGATTGTCGAAGAAAAATCCCTACTTAGACGGTTAATTCGAACTGCAACGGACATTGTTCAAGACGGATATACACGGGAAGATGAAGTGGAACAATTGTTGACGGATGCGGAGAAAAAAATATTGGAAGTCGCCAACCGGAAAAATACCGGTTCCTTCCACAATATTAAAGATGTGCTCGTTCGAACGTATGATTATATTGAATTATTGCATAGTAGGAAAGGTGAAATTACCGGGGTTCCGACTGGATTTGTCGACTTGGATCGGATGACCGCAGGCTTTCAAAAAAATGATTTAATTATCGTCGCCGCCCGCCCTTCCGTAGGTAAAACCGCCTTTGCACTGAATATCGCGCAAAATGTAGCAACGAAAACGGATGAAAACGTGGCGATTTTTTCACTGGAAATGGGAGCCGAACAATTGGTCATGCGGATGCTTAGTTCAGAAGGAAATATCGATGCCCAAAATTTAAGAACCGGTTCTTTAACCGATGAGGACTGGAAAAAATTAACGATGGCGATGGGAAGTTTATCCAATGCGGGGATTTTTATCGATGATACCCCTGGCATTCGCATATCGGAAATTCGCTCTAAATGCCGTCGATTAAAACAAGAGCATGGTTTAGGCATGGTCATTATCGATTATTTGCAACTCATTCAAGGGAGCGGTCGGTCGGCAGAAAACCGGCAACAGGAAGTATCAGAAATTTCCCGTTCTTTAAAGGCTTTGGCGAGGGAATTGGAAATCCCGGTTATCGCCTTGTCCCAGTTATCCCGCGGCGTGGAACAGCGCCAAGATAAAAGACCGATGATGTCGGATATTCGGGAATCAGGAAGTATCGAACAGGATGCGGATGTGGTTGCATTCCTATATAGGGAAGATTACTACGATAAGGAAACGGAAAATAAAAATATTATCGAAATTATTATAGCCAAACAACGGAACGGTCCGGTCGGTACAGTTCAACTCGCCTTTGCAAAGGAATATAATAAATTTGTAAATTTAGATCGACGATTCGATGATACGTCCATTCCACCGGGGGCATAATGAAAAGTAAAAAAGGAATCATTTCAATGGGAAAGGATGACCTCGCAAATCAATTGAGGTCATCTTTTTTATTTAGATGCTTGGTCCGCCGTATATGGCGTATGGAAGTATAAAATAATGATTTCATAACTTACTAGATTAACGAACAATTACCAAAAGAACCCAAATTAATATTCGGGTTTACATTGACTTTTTTACAATAAATGCTACACTTTATATGGTTAATACATAAATTGTTTTGGAGGTGCTCCAATGCCATCAGTCGTTGTTGTCGGAACACAATGGGGAGATGAAGGAAAAGGAAAAATTACGGATTTTTTGTCCGAAAAAGCAAATGTGGTCGTCCGCTATCAAGGGGGAAACAATGCCGGACATACGATCAAGTTTCAAGGAAAAACGTACAAACTGCATTTAATTCCGTCGGGGATTTTTTATAAAGAAAAAATGTGTATTTTAGGAAACGGGATGGTAATCAATCCGAAAGCCCTTGTCGAAGAACTGTCATATTTGCATCAACACGATGTTTCGACAGATAACTTACGCATTAGTAATCGCGCCCACGTCATTTTGCCATACCATATTCGATTGGATGAATTGGAAGAAAAACATAAGAAAAATAAAATCGGAACGACGAAAAAGGGAATCGGTCCCGCATATATGGATAAAGCATCCCGAATCGGCATTCGAATCGCGGATTTACTCGACCGGGACGTATTCAAAGAAAAACTCATCCAAAACTTAGAGGAAAAAAATCGGATCATTGAAAAATTATACAGAGGAAAAGGTTTCTCTTTCGAGGAAATTTTTGAAACGTATTATGAATACGGACAAAAAGTAAAACGATATGTCGTCGATTCGTCCGTTGTAATCAATGAGAAAATGAAGGAAGGTAAACGTGTCCTATTTGAAGGAGCCCAAGGAGTTATGCTCGATATCGATCACGGCACGTATCCGTTTGTTACTTCTTCCAATCCGGTAGCAGGCGGAGTTACGATCGGTTCCGGGGTAGGACCGACGATGATCAATCGGGTAGTCGGCGTTGCAAAAGCATATACGACAAGGGTAGGAGATGGGCCATTTCCGACGGAGTTAACGAATCAAACTGGTGACCACATTCGTGAAGTCGGCCGAGAATACGGTACGACGACGGGAAGACCGAGACGGGTCGGTTGGTTCGATAGCGTCGTTTTGCGCCATGCGATTCGGGTAAGCGGAATTACCGATTTATCATTAAATTCCATTGACGTACTAACGGGCATTGATACGTTGAAGATTTGTGTCGCTTACCGCTACAAAGGTCAACAGATCGACGAATATCCGGCCAGTTTAAAAGTTTTATCCGAATGTGAACCGGTATTTGAAGAATTGCCCGGATGGACGGAGGATATAACCCATTGTCGAACGTTGGAAGATCTTCCGAAAAATGCACGGAACTACCTTGAACGAATTCGCGATTTAGTTGGCATCGATCTTTCCATCTTTTCTGTCGGTCCGGATCGATTACAAACGAACGTTCTCCAGGACGTTTGGAAATAAGGGAAGATGAAAAAAGCTGCTTAGAAAGGTGAAATATCCTTTCCAAGCAGTTTTTTTGTACAAAGTTAATACCTTCACCATACTTAAGGGATCGTGGAAAGTCTGAAAAAAGCATCGAGTTTGTCAAATCCTGCATGCAAAAACTGCCCGTTCCCGACAAATTTTTATAAAGAAAAAGAAAATGTTACAAGGTTGTCCAAAAAACGTGTAAAATCTTCACTGATTTTGTAAACGTAATGTAATATTTTTGTAATATAACACTGAAAAACGATTGAATTTTTAGGAATTTATATCGATGTTTAGAAGAAAGAAGGGAATATCCGTTCCGTTTTCTATGTATTTTCCTAAATAGCATACAAGTTTTTTCCTGCTATTATACAATTACATTACAAAATGAAAACGTCTACTCCATTTTTCTTCATTTTATGATAAAGTATAAAAAGAAAATTGGAAAGAAACGTAAGGTACTAATCTATTTGTAGTCAAATAGTTTAGGAGGAACATAATATGAATTTACAATTTAAAGAAAATCTGTCTAAAATGACAGAGCGTATGGATAATTTTCGAATTCATACGAACGGAGCTATAAAGAAAACTGTAATTGCGACGTTAGTCGTATCAACAATTTCGATTAACACCGCCTTTGCCGATACAAAAACTTCGACGAATTTACAAACGATCTACCATGTTTACATAGAGAATGAATATATAGGTGCTGTATCGGATAAAGAGCAAGTGGAAGATCTCGTAAACTCTAAAATTGCAGAAGTGAAAGAACAATATAAAGATTATGATCTTACTTTCAAAACGGACGAAGTCGTGTTCGTACCGGAACAAATTTTCCGTACGACGAATGTCGATGACGAAGAAGTTCTTCAAGGAGTAGAAGAAGAATACGAAGTAATCGTGGAAGCCATTGCTTTAAAAATTGGTGGAGAAACGGTTACGTATTTAGAAAGTCAAGAAAAAGTCGAAGAACTCATTCACAATTTAAAATTAAAATATGTGGATGAAGAAGATTTGGAAAAATTAGCTTCCGGTGAAGAGTTACCTGAACTGGAGGAAGAAGGAACGCGTATATTAGACGTCAAACTTTCGGAAAACGTTACAGTTGCTTTAGATGAAGTAAAACCGGAACAAGTTCTTTCCGTCGATGACGCTTTAAAACTATTACAGAAAGGTACACTCGAAGAAAAGAAATATACGGTGAAAGAAGGAGACGTCTTAGGTTCAATCGCCCAAGATCACGGACTCAAATTGCAAGAATTGTTAGATTTGAATCCGCAAGTGACGGAGGAAACGATTTTACAAATTGGCGATGAATTAAACGTCACAGCCTACGAACCGTACATCGATGTGATCGTCGAGAAGGAAGTTTTAAAAAATGAAGAAATTGACTATGAGATAGAATATGTCGATGACGATGACATGTATAAGGGTGACACGAAAGTCGTCCAACAAGGGGAAGAAGGAGAAAAGGCTGTTAAATATTATGTTCAGTTAGTCAATGGAACAGAAGTGCAAAAAGAAGTTCAGGAAGAGACCGTTTTGAAAGAGCCAGTGACGAAAATTGTCCATAAAGGAACAAAGGTCGTCCCTTCCCGTGGTACTGGAACATTAGCTTGGCCAACGAACGGCGGATACATTTCCAGTTATTTAGGATGGCGTTGGGGAAGTTTCCATAAAGGAATTGATATTGCAAGACCATCCAGTTATGAAATAAAAGCAGCCGATAACGGAACCGTCACCTTTGCCGGATGGGATGGAGGATATGGAAATAAAATTGTGATTAACCATAACAACGGTATGACGACCGTATACGCCCATCTTTCTTCCATTAATGTCAGCGTCGGCCAAACGGTGGAAAAAGGAAGACAGATCGGTGTGATGGGCTCCACAGGACATTCGACAGGTACCCATCTCCATTTTGAAGTGTATAAAAACGGTGAGCTCCAAAATCCTTTAGACTACTTAAACTAAATTCTTTTATAAAAAAATATACTCAAATAAGAATTCCCCGGAATGACCCGGGGAATTTTCTTATACAAATAGGGGACAAAAGGGATATGTGTACGAATATTTCTTGGGAAATAATTGCATGGAAATAAATGCCCTTTGCACAAGTTCTTTTTTAAAATAATATTTCAAACGATAATCTGTATTCTGGCAAAAATGAAGCATACACTAACGATTTTTTAACCTTTATTATGTACAAAACGAAAGGAAAGGCACAACTGTAAGATGAATTCTGTCCACCATTCATGGTAAAGTAATAGTAGTATAAAAAATGAATTGAGAAACGAAAACGGTTTGCAATTCGATTCCGTTCCCTGTTCAAAGTGGAAAGGAAAGGATCACATTCTCTTTGGACATTCGAAGGAGTCGTATCGAAGGAAATTAAATTAGGAGTGGAGATCAATGGCAAAAAAAATATTGGTTGTAGATGACGAGAAGCCGATTGCGGATATATTACAATTCAATTTAAAAAAAGAAGGGTATGACGTATATTGTGCCTATGACGGTGAAGAGGCATTACGAAAGGTTGAAGAGATCAAACCGGATTTAATCTTATTAGATATCATGCTACCGGAGCGGGACGGGATGGAA
Coding sequences within:
- a CDS encoding peptidoglycan DD-metalloendopeptidase family protein, with amino-acid sequence MNLQFKENLSKMTERMDNFRIHTNGAIKKTVIATLVVSTISINTAFADTKTSTNLQTIYHVYIENEYIGAVSDKEQVEDLVNSKIAEVKEQYKDYDLTFKTDEVVFVPEQIFRTTNVDDEEVLQGVEEEYEVIVEAIALKIGGETVTYLESQEKVEELIHNLKLKYVDEEDLEKLASGEELPELEEEGTRILDVKLSENVTVALDEVKPEQVLSVDDALKLLQKGTLEEKKYTVKEGDVLGSIAQDHGLKLQELLDLNPQVTEETILQIGDELNVTAYEPYIDVIVEKEVLKNEEIDYEIEYVDDDDMYKGDTKVVQQGEEGEKAVKYYVQLVNGTEVQKEVQEETVLKEPVTKIVHKGTKVVPSRGTGTLAWPTNGGYISSYLGWRWGSFHKGIDIARPSSYEIKAADNGTVTFAGWDGGYGNKIVINHNNGMTTVYAHLSSINVSVGQTVEKGRQIGVMGSTGHSTGTHLHFEVYKNGELQNPLDYLN